Proteins from a single region of Chromobacterium sp. ATCC 53434:
- a CDS encoding META and DUF4377 domain-containing protein: protein MSFRLTLLALGAALLAGCASPSAPLRSAPAPTLAQLQGEWKQTGAGEQAILLRIDQGRLFAKAGCNGMFGPAAVEDGKLRAERLASTLMMCPPEAMQRDARLIHQLEAGMDVSLDGDRLRLADGKDALSFERQPQGEIKLIYVAPDRKACVGVAPMQCLQVRADKAQPWELHYGEIEGFKPESGVAYRLRIKEVKVDNPPADASSLRWILETVVEQEVIKP from the coding sequence ATGTCCTTTCGCTTGACCCTGCTGGCGCTCGGCGCCGCCCTGCTGGCCGGCTGCGCCAGCCCCTCCGCCCCGCTCCGTTCCGCTCCGGCGCCGACGCTGGCCCAGTTGCAAGGCGAATGGAAGCAGACCGGCGCCGGCGAGCAGGCCATTCTGCTGCGGATAGACCAGGGCCGATTGTTCGCCAAGGCCGGCTGCAACGGCATGTTCGGCCCGGCCGCGGTCGAGGACGGCAAGCTGCGCGCCGAGCGGTTGGCGTCGACGCTGATGATGTGCCCGCCGGAGGCGATGCAGCGCGACGCGAGGCTGATCCATCAACTGGAGGCCGGCATGGACGTCAGCCTGGACGGCGACCGGCTGCGGCTGGCCGACGGCAAGGACGCGCTGAGCTTCGAGCGTCAGCCGCAAGGCGAGATCAAGCTGATCTACGTCGCGCCGGATCGCAAGGCCTGCGTCGGCGTCGCGCCGATGCAATGCCTGCAGGTGCGCGCCGACAAGGCCCAGCCGTGGGAACTGCACTACGGCGAGATCGAGGGCTTCAAGCCCGAGTCCGGCGTCGCCTACCGGCTGCGGATCAAGGAAGTGAAGGTAGACAATCCGCCGGCCGACGCGTCGTCGCTGCGCTGGATACTGGAGACCGTGGTCGAGCAGGAAGTGATCAAGCCTTAA
- a CDS encoding proton-translocating transhydrogenase family protein, protein MVDPFITSLTIFVLAVFVGYHVVWNVTPALHTPLMAVTNAISGIIVVGAMLQVVDIGGQQITVTSVLGAIAVFLASINIFGGFLVTQRMLDMFKKKNRG, encoded by the coding sequence ATGGTTGATCCCTTCATCACCAGCCTGACCATCTTCGTGCTGGCGGTCTTCGTTGGCTACCACGTGGTGTGGAACGTCACGCCGGCGCTGCACACGCCGCTGATGGCGGTCACCAACGCCATCTCCGGCATCATCGTCGTCGGCGCGATGCTGCAGGTGGTGGACATAGGCGGCCAACAGATCACCGTCACCTCGGTGCTCGGCGCCATCGCCGTCTTCCTCGCCAGCATCAATATTTTCGGCGGTTTCCTGGTCACCCAGCGGATGCTGGACATGTTCAAGAAGAAAAACAGGGGATGA
- a CDS encoding NAD(P)(+) transhydrogenase (Re/Si-specific) subunit beta, whose amino-acid sequence MQNVSAVLYLVAAVLFILALKGLSSPASARRGNLYGIVGMAVAVLTTLMVVDKPVLALIAGAVAAGAVVGAWKARTVEMTGMPELVAAMHSLVGLSAVLIAVAAIFHAGVEHTPAQKVELFIGAFIGAITFTASVIAYGKLSGRFGARAVSFAGQHPLNLLLALTMVGFGVAYFLTGSQAAFLAMLAVALVLGVTLIIPIGGADMPVVVSMLNSYSGWAAAGIGFTLDNPVLIIAGACVGASGAILSYIMCKAMNRSIVSVLLGGFGAEAAAGGAADAGPAKSYKSGSAEDAAFLMGNADQVVIVPGYGLAVSRAQHALQEFAELLHEQGVKVRYAIHPVAGRMPGHMNVLLAEAEVPYEQVLEMEEINADFSTTDVVLVIGANDVVNPAAQKDKQSPIYGMPILEAHKARNVVVVKRSMNAGYAGLDNELFYMDKTMMVFGDAKKVVEDLLKSAAH is encoded by the coding sequence ATGCAGAACGTTTCGGCTGTTCTTTACCTCGTCGCCGCGGTGTTGTTCATCCTGGCGCTGAAGGGCCTGTCCAGTCCGGCCTCGGCGCGGCGCGGCAATCTGTACGGCATCGTCGGCATGGCGGTCGCGGTGCTGACCACGCTGATGGTCGTCGACAAGCCGGTGCTGGCGCTGATCGCCGGCGCGGTCGCCGCCGGCGCCGTCGTCGGCGCCTGGAAGGCGCGCACGGTGGAAATGACCGGCATGCCCGAGCTGGTGGCGGCGATGCACTCGCTGGTGGGCCTGTCGGCGGTGCTGATCGCGGTGGCGGCGATCTTCCACGCCGGCGTCGAGCACACGCCGGCGCAGAAGGTGGAGCTGTTCATCGGCGCCTTCATCGGCGCGATCACCTTCACCGCCTCGGTGATCGCCTACGGCAAGCTGTCCGGCCGCTTCGGCGCCCGCGCGGTCAGCTTCGCCGGCCAGCACCCGCTGAATCTGCTGCTGGCGCTGACGATGGTCGGCTTCGGCGTCGCCTACTTCCTGACGGGCAGCCAGGCCGCCTTCCTGGCGATGCTGGCGGTGGCGCTGGTCCTGGGCGTGACGCTGATCATTCCGATAGGCGGCGCCGACATGCCGGTGGTGGTGTCGATGCTGAACAGCTATTCGGGCTGGGCGGCGGCCGGCATCGGCTTCACGCTGGACAATCCGGTGCTGATCATCGCCGGCGCCTGCGTCGGCGCGTCCGGCGCCATCCTGTCCTACATCATGTGCAAGGCGATGAACCGTTCCATCGTCAGCGTGCTGCTCGGCGGCTTCGGCGCCGAGGCGGCGGCCGGCGGCGCGGCGGACGCCGGGCCGGCGAAGTCCTACAAGAGCGGCAGCGCCGAGGACGCCGCCTTCCTGATGGGCAACGCCGACCAGGTGGTGATCGTGCCCGGCTACGGCCTGGCGGTGTCGCGCGCCCAGCACGCGCTGCAGGAGTTCGCCGAGCTGCTGCACGAGCAGGGCGTCAAGGTCCGCTACGCCATCCACCCGGTGGCCGGACGGATGCCGGGCCATATGAACGTGCTGCTGGCCGAGGCCGAGGTGCCGTACGAGCAGGTGCTGGAGATGGAGGAGATCAACGCCGATTTCTCCACCACCGACGTGGTGCTGGTGATAGGCGCCAACGACGTGGTCAACCCGGCGGCGCAGAAGGACAAGCAGAGTCCGATCTACGGCATGCCCATCCTGGAAGCGCACAAGGCGCGCAATGTGGTGGTGGTCAAGCGCTCGATGAACGCCGGCTATGCCGGGCTGGACAACGAGTTGTTTTACATGGATAAAACCATGATGGTGTTCGGCGACGCCAAGAAGGTGGTGGAGGATCTGCTGAAGAGCGCGGCGCACTGA